From Aliarcobacter butzleri, the proteins below share one genomic window:
- a CDS encoding Sec-independent protein translocase subunit TatA/TatB, whose protein sequence is MSMPSGMELLIIVLIVLILFGGKKIPELAKGLGSGIKNFKKAMKDDQEETAEVKKVDEIEKKEQTTANSSESTQTKQS, encoded by the coding sequence ATGAGTATGCCTAGCGGTATGGAATTGTTAATAATTGTTTTAATTGTTTTAATCTTATTTGGTGGTAAAAAAATACCTGAGCTTGCAAAAGGTTTAGGTTCTGGAATTAAAAACTTTAAAAAAGCCATGAAAGACGACCAAGAAGAAACTGCTGAAGTAAAAAAAGTTGATGAAATAGAAAAAAAAGAACAAACAACAGCAAATTCATCTGAATCAACACAAACAAAACAATCATAA
- a CDS encoding triose-phosphate isomerase yields the protein MPIIASNFKTNHTRKSTTLFVNEVNNFLEKNKISNEVYIFPTSTSLDHFETVPNLMIGVQNAYPTTSGSFTGEIGTFQLNEFEIKTILIGHSERRHILGETQETITKKYEFYKNLGYKIIYCIGEPLEIKKQGIEKTLEYIYEQFIGIDVNYSNLILAYEPVWAIGTGVTATIDDIKNVHNAIKQKINKPLLYGGSVKVENVREICQIENVDGALIGTASWKVEDFIEILENTKDL from the coding sequence ATGCCTATAATTGCAAGTAATTTCAAAACTAATCATACAAGAAAATCAACTACTTTATTTGTAAATGAAGTAAATAATTTTTTGGAAAAGAATAAAATTTCTAATGAAGTTTATATTTTTCCAACATCAACTTCGTTGGATCATTTTGAGACTGTTCCTAATCTTATGATTGGAGTACAAAATGCTTATCCAACGACAAGTGGCTCATTTACTGGAGAAATAGGAACTTTTCAATTAAATGAATTTGAAATTAAAACAATTTTAATAGGTCATAGTGAAAGAAGACATATCTTAGGCGAAACTCAAGAAACAATTACAAAAAAATATGAGTTTTACAAAAATTTAGGATATAAAATCATTTATTGTATAGGTGAACCTTTAGAGATAAAAAAACAAGGTATTGAAAAAACTTTAGAATATATTTATGAACAATTTATTGGAATTGATGTAAATTACTCTAATTTGATACTTGCTTATGAACCAGTTTGGGCTATTGGTACAGGAGTTACTGCTACAATAGATGATATAAAAAATGTTCACAATGCAATAAAACAAAAAATTAATAAACCACTTTTATATGGTGGTAGTGTTAAAGTAGAAAATGTAAGAGAAATCTGCCAAATAGAAAATGTTGATGGTGCTTTAATTGGAACTGCTTCATGGAAAGTTGAAGATTTTATAGAAATTTTAGAAAATACAAAGGATTTATAA
- the rsfS gene encoding ribosome silencing factor, with product MNTRLEDIKTILSDKKAENIEIFDLTSKNYLVDYVVIATTLNSKHAFALLDYLKIGLKPKGEEFLRVDEDEDWTIIDLGDIFIHLMSEKYRIKYSLEEFLATFGKEEK from the coding sequence TTGAATACAAGATTAGAAGATATAAAAACAATATTAAGCGATAAAAAAGCTGAGAATATTGAAATTTTTGATTTAACATCAAAAAACTATTTAGTTGATTATGTTGTTATTGCAACAACTTTAAACTCAAAACATGCATTTGCATTATTGGATTATTTAAAAATTGGTCTAAAACCAAAAGGTGAAGAATTTTTAAGAGTTGATGAAGATGAAGATTGGACTATTATTGATTTAGGAGATATTTTTATTCACTTAATGAGTGAAAAATATAGAATAAAATACTCTTTAGAAGAATTTTTAGCAACTTTTGGTAAAGAAGAAAAGTAA
- the lysA gene encoding diaminopimelate decarboxylase produces the protein MSINFKELANKYQTPYYVYDFNYITNQYEELKSAFRARKSLIAYAVKANSNLSVIKHLANLGAGADCVSIGEVKRALKVGIPSYKIIFSGVGKIDDEIRQALELDILMINVESDAELQRVEIIAKELGKVARISIRVNPNIDPKTHPYISTGLHENKFGVDIDTAKRMYIQCKNSDFLDPVGIHCHIGSQLTELQPIKEAVKIVADLVRNLKAIKIELSFIDIGGGLGIIYKDEKLIDTYEYAQSILETMFGLDITIICEPGRFIIGNSGIFVTKVLYEKINGNKRFVIVDGAMNDLIRPALYNAYHRIEVLNDNQDFSDCNLVGPVCESGDFFAKNIQLPKTEHNDLVAIYSAGAYGFTMSSNYNTRGKVAEIAIEDGKDRLIRKRETFEDLIALEEEFIK, from the coding sequence ATGAGTATTAATTTTAAAGAATTAGCAAATAAATATCAAACACCATATTATGTATATGATTTTAACTATATTACAAATCAGTATGAAGAACTAAAAAGTGCATTTAGAGCAAGAAAATCACTTATTGCTTACGCAGTTAAAGCAAACTCAAATTTAAGTGTTATTAAACATTTAGCAAATCTTGGTGCAGGAGCAGATTGTGTTAGTATTGGTGAAGTTAAACGAGCTTTAAAAGTTGGTATTCCATCATACAAAATCATATTCTCAGGTGTTGGGAAAATTGATGATGAAATAAGACAAGCCTTAGAACTTGATATTTTAATGATAAATGTTGAAAGTGATGCAGAATTACAAAGAGTAGAAATAATTGCAAAAGAGTTAGGAAAAGTTGCAAGAATTTCTATAAGAGTAAATCCAAATATTGACCCAAAAACACATCCATATATCTCTACTGGATTACATGAAAATAAATTTGGAGTTGATATAGATACAGCAAAAAGAATGTATATTCAATGTAAAAATAGTGATTTTTTAGATCCAGTTGGAATTCACTGTCATATTGGTTCTCAATTAACTGAACTTCAACCAATAAAAGAAGCAGTTAAAATTGTTGCTGATTTAGTAAGAAACTTAAAAGCTATAAAAATTGAATTATCTTTTATAGATATTGGTGGTGGATTAGGAATCATTTATAAAGACGAAAAATTAATTGATACTTATGAGTATGCTCAATCAATTTTAGAAACTATGTTTGGTCTTGATATAACTATTATTTGTGAACCAGGAAGATTTATAATAGGAAACTCAGGGATATTTGTAACAAAAGTTCTATATGAAAAAATAAATGGAAATAAAAGATTTGTTATTGTTGATGGAGCTATGAATGATTTGATTAGACCAGCTTTATATAATGCTTATCATAGAATTGAAGTTTTAAATGATAATCAAGATTTTAGTGATTGTAATTTAGTTGGACCAGTATGTGAAAGTGGAGATTTTTTTGCCAAAAACATACAATTACCAAAAACTGAACATAATGATTTAGTAGCAATTTATAGTGCTGGAGCTTATGGATTTACAATGTCAAGCAACTATAATACAAGAGGAAAAGTTGCTGAAATTGCTATTGAAGATGGAAAAGATAGATTAATTAGAAAAAGAGAAACTTTTGAGGATTTAATTGCTTTAGAAGAAGAATTTATAAAATAA
- the pheA gene encoding chorismate mutase → MANEDGLLELRNQLDNIDNKLLDLLNERMKIVHKVGSLKAKSGGAIYRPDREKAIIDRLDKINQENSGLLNRSAIEALFLEIFAISRNIELPENIGYLGPQGSFTHQAAEARFGAMSSYVSVSSIKGIFKELKSKKIKFGVVPIENSSNGIVNDTINGFTNYDSKIVAEVILNIHHTLATTCDKISDIKKIYSKDIAFDQCRKFLTNFGLDEVELIPVESTTKAAKLAANEANSAAICAHVAAKLYNLPILFENIEDKDNNKTRFFILSDFENAPSGNDKTSILVNLPDEQGGLVKFLNDFNNAGINLTKIKSHIVEGNSIFFIDFDGHKDDENVKKVLEKHKPSVKILGSYVKEIKDI, encoded by the coding sequence ATGGCAAATGAAGATGGATTATTAGAGTTAAGAAATCAACTTGATAATATTGATAATAAACTTTTAGATTTACTAAATGAAAGAATGAAAATTGTCCATAAAGTTGGTAGTTTAAAAGCCAAAAGTGGTGGAGCAATATATAGACCAGATAGAGAAAAAGCTATTATTGATAGACTTGATAAAATTAATCAGGAAAATTCTGGGCTATTAAATAGAAGTGCAATAGAAGCACTATTCTTAGAGATTTTTGCAATATCAAGAAATATAGAATTACCAGAAAATATAGGTTATCTTGGACCTCAAGGAAGTTTTACTCATCAAGCAGCAGAAGCTAGATTTGGGGCTATGAGTTCTTATGTTTCAGTTAGTTCAATAAAAGGTATTTTTAAAGAGTTAAAATCTAAAAAAATAAAATTTGGTGTTGTTCCAATAGAAAATTCATCAAATGGAATTGTAAATGACACTATAAATGGATTTACAAATTATGACTCAAAAATTGTTGCTGAAGTTATTTTAAACATTCATCATACTTTAGCAACAACTTGTGATAAAATAAGCGATATTAAAAAAATATATTCAAAAGATATCGCGTTTGATCAATGTAGAAAATTTTTAACAAATTTTGGACTTGATGAAGTTGAGTTAATTCCAGTAGAATCAACAACAAAAGCAGCAAAATTAGCAGCCAATGAAGCAAATAGTGCTGCAATTTGTGCTCATGTTGCTGCAAAACTATATAATCTTCCTATTTTATTTGAAAATATAGAAGATAAAGACAATAATAAAACAAGATTTTTTATTTTAAGTGATTTTGAAAATGCACCAAGTGGAAATGACAAAACTTCTATTTTAGTAAATCTTCCAGATGAACAAGGCGGATTAGTTAAGTTTTTAAATGATTTTAACAATGCAGGTATAAACTTAACAAAAATAAAATCGCATATAGTTGAAGGTAACTCTATATTTTTTATAGATTTTGATGGTCATAAAGATGATGAAAATGTAAAAAAAGTTTTAGAAAAACATAAACCTAGTGTAAAAATTTTAGGTTCTTATGTAAAAGAGATAAAAGATATTTAA
- a CDS encoding twin-arginine translocase TatA/TatE family subunit: protein MHMPSGMQLLVIVLIILILFGGKKIPELAKGLGSGIKNFKKAVKEDEEETTEIKKVEADEKKSETSSKTETKQS, encoded by the coding sequence ATGCATATGCCAAGCGGTATGCAATTATTAGTAATTGTTTTAATCATTTTAATCTTATTTGGTGGTAAAAAAATCCCCGAACTTGCAAAAGGTTTAGGTTCTGGAATTAAAAACTTTAAAAAAGCTGTAAAAGAAGATGAAGAAGAAACAACTGAAATAAAAAAAGTTGAAGCTGATGAAAAAAAGAGCGAAACATCGTCTAAAACAGAAACAAAACAATCGTAA
- the gap gene encoding type I glyceraldehyde-3-phosphate dehydrogenase — MAVKVAINGLGRIGRCVARIIASRNDVELVAANASGSEEMIQYNLKYDTVHGPKLDVKVEDGYIYIGKDKAKLLSERDPSKINFAAYGADVVLECTGAFLTQESCQAYIDNGVKKVVISAPAKDDTPTFVIGANENSYAGEAIISNASCTTNGLAPVARVLDDAFGIEKGLMTTIHSYTSSQPILDAKDKKDPRKGRAGATNLTPSSTGAAKAIGKVLPHLKGKLNGQAIRVPTPNVSLVDLTVTLKKDVTLEEVCAAFKASAEGNLKGILGIDEEYRVSSDFNGETLSTVVPLDTIQVIEGNMVKVLSWYDNEWGYSTRLVDMGVHIATK, encoded by the coding sequence ATGGCTGTTAAAGTTGCAATAAATGGTTTAGGAAGAATCGGAAGATGCGTAGCAAGAATAATTGCAAGTCGAAATGATGTTGAACTAGTAGCTGCGAATGCTAGTGGTAGTGAAGAGATGATTCAATATAATTTAAAATATGATACAGTTCACGGACCAAAACTTGATGTAAAAGTTGAAGATGGATATATTTATATTGGTAAAGATAAAGCTAAATTATTAAGTGAAAGAGACCCTTCTAAAATCAATTTTGCTGCATATGGTGCAGATGTTGTTTTAGAGTGTACTGGTGCATTCTTAACACAAGAATCATGCCAAGCTTACATTGATAATGGTGTAAAAAAAGTTGTTATTTCTGCTCCTGCAAAAGATGATACTCCAACATTCGTAATTGGTGCAAATGAAAATAGTTATGCAGGAGAAGCAATTATATCAAATGCTTCTTGTACTACAAATGGTTTAGCACCAGTAGCACGTGTATTAGATGATGCATTCGGGATTGAAAAAGGTCTAATGACTACAATTCACTCATATACTTCATCACAACCAATTCTAGATGCAAAAGATAAAAAAGATCCAAGAAAAGGAAGAGCAGGAGCTACAAATTTAACTCCTTCAAGCACAGGTGCAGCAAAAGCTATTGGAAAAGTATTGCCACATTTAAAAGGAAAATTAAATGGTCAAGCAATTAGAGTTCCAACACCAAACGTATCTTTAGTTGATTTAACTGTAACACTTAAAAAAGATGTAACTTTAGAAGAGGTATGTGCAGCGTTTAAAGCATCAGCTGAAGGTAATTTAAAAGGTATATTAGGTATTGATGAAGAGTACAGAGTTAGTTCAGATTTCAATGGTGAAACACTATCAACAGTAGTTCCTTTAGATACAATTCAAGTTATTGAAGGAAACATGGTAAAAGTTTTATCTTGGTATGACAATGAGTGGGGATATTCAACAAGATTAGTGGACATGGGTGTTCACATAGCTACAAAATAA
- the argS gene encoding arginine--tRNA ligase → MQNLVKEFIEKVLETNIVLEKPKDVSLGHYATPVAFSLAKELKKSPMLIAQELVTKLENPSLFEKIEAVNGFINFKLSPLFLQSLVDDALSNKENFAKQHKKSEKILLEYVSANPTGPLHIGHARGAIFGDSLARVGKYLGYDITTEYYINDAGSQMDLLGLSVNLAARDFIYGEDVSYPEVYYRGDYLIDIANQIIQDYGKDYLYDEKNFKDIALLGKDFVMNLIIKDLKDLGIEFDNFVSEKSLYSSWNETKRVLEENGSLYDKDDKTYLKSTQYGDDSDRVVVRDNGIPTYLAGDIIYHKNKYDRNFDRYINIWGADHHGYITRVKAAIEFLGNDSSKLEVLLSQMVQLLKGGEPYKMSKRKGNVILMSEITEEIGSDALRFIFLTKKSDTHLEFDIDTLKNQDSSNPIFYINYAHARINQVFVKAGVNFDDIKDISFEKLNQDGLNLVYESLLLESILVEAFAKRDMQKITEYLYNLASSIHKFYNEHKIIGSDEQNLYLKVLSIAALSIKVGLKLLGIEAKEIM, encoded by the coding sequence TTGCAAAATTTAGTAAAAGAATTTATAGAAAAAGTATTAGAAACAAATATAGTTTTAGAAAAACCCAAAGATGTTTCTTTGGGACATTATGCAACACCTGTTGCTTTTTCTCTTGCAAAAGAGTTAAAAAAGTCTCCTATGCTTATTGCTCAGGAATTAGTTACAAAACTTGAAAATCCTTCGCTTTTTGAAAAAATTGAAGCTGTAAATGGATTCATTAATTTTAAATTATCACCTTTATTTTTACAATCTTTAGTTGATGATGCACTTTCAAATAAAGAGAATTTTGCGAAACAACATAAAAAAAGTGAAAAAATTTTATTAGAATATGTTTCTGCAAATCCGACTGGTCCTCTTCATATAGGTCATGCAAGAGGTGCAATTTTTGGGGATTCATTAGCTCGTGTTGGTAAATATCTAGGTTATGACATTACAACAGAATATTATATCAATGATGCTGGTTCACAAATGGATTTATTAGGACTTTCAGTAAATCTTGCAGCTAGAGATTTTATTTATGGTGAAGATGTTTCTTATCCAGAAGTTTATTATCGAGGAGATTATTTAATAGATATTGCAAACCAGATAATTCAAGATTATGGTAAAGATTATTTATATGATGAGAAAAACTTCAAAGATATAGCGCTTTTAGGAAAAGATTTTGTTATGAATCTTATAATAAAAGATTTAAAAGATTTAGGAATAGAATTTGATAATTTTGTTTCAGAAAAATCTTTATATTCATCGTGGAATGAAACAAAAAGAGTTTTAGAAGAAAATGGCTCTCTTTATGATAAAGATGATAAAACTTATTTAAAATCAACACAATATGGTGATGATAGTGATAGAGTTGTTGTAAGAGATAATGGAATTCCAACATATCTAGCTGGAGATATTATTTATCATAAAAATAAATATGACAGAAATTTTGATAGATATATAAATATTTGGGGTGCAGATCACCACGGATATATTACAAGAGTAAAAGCAGCTATTGAATTTTTAGGAAATGATTCTTCAAAACTAGAAGTTCTTTTATCACAAATGGTTCAACTTTTAAAAGGTGGAGAACCATATAAAATGAGTAAAAGAAAAGGAAATGTTATTTTGATGTCAGAAATAACAGAAGAAATTGGAAGTGATGCTTTAAGATTTATTTTCTTGACAAAAAAAAGTGATACACACTTAGAATTTGATATTGATACACTTAAAAATCAAGATTCATCTAATCCAATTTTTTATATAAATTATGCTCATGCCAGAATAAATCAAGTTTTTGTAAAAGCTGGAGTAAATTTTGATGATATAAAAGATATTAGTTTTGAAAAACTTAATCAAGATGGTTTAAACTTAGTTTATGAATCATTACTTTTAGAATCAATTTTAGTTGAAGCATTTGCAAAAAGAGATATGCAAAAAATTACTGAGTATCTGTATAATTTAGCTTCATCTATTCATAAATTTTACAATGAACATAAAATAATAGGAAGTGATGAACAAAATCTTTATTTAAAAGTTTTAAGTATTGCTGCATTAAGTATAAAAGTAGGATTAAAACTACTAGGAATAGAAGCAAAAGAGATTATGTAA
- the nadD gene encoding nicotinate (nicotinamide) nucleotide adenylyltransferase, which translates to MKIAIFGGSFDPIHIAHKAIVKRALEELEIDKLIIVPTYLNPFKSSFYLEPKVRFELLKKVFEKVEKVEISDYEINQEKLSYSFNTVNYLKDLYKASKIYFILGQDNVENLDKWYKIEELKKMVEFVIATRSGYKSDKLKDFRTLNIDIDVSSTLLRTQIDTKYIPKEIKEDILNLDKGKKN; encoded by the coding sequence GTGAAAATTGCAATTTTTGGTGGTAGTTTTGACCCAATTCATATAGCTCATAAAGCTATTGTGAAAAGAGCGTTAGAAGAGTTGGAAATTGATAAACTTATTATTGTTCCAACATACTTAAATCCTTTTAAAAGTAGTTTTTATTTAGAACCAAAAGTTAGATTTGAACTTTTAAAAAAAGTTTTTGAAAAAGTTGAAAAAGTTGAAATCAGTGATTATGAAATAAACCAAGAAAAATTAAGTTACTCTTTTAATACAGTAAATTATCTAAAAGATTTATATAAAGCTTCTAAAATATATTTTATTTTAGGTCAAGACAATGTTGAAAATTTAGATAAATGGTATAAAATTGAAGAGTTAAAAAAAATGGTGGAATTTGTAATTGCAACAAGAAGTGGTTATAAATCTGATAAATTAAAGGATTTTAGAACCTTAAATATAGATATCGATGTTAGTTCTACATTATTAAGAACTCAAATTGATACAAAATATATCCCAAAAGAGATAAAAGAGGATATATTAAATTTAGATAAAGGCAAAAAGAATTGA
- the crcB gene encoding fluoride efflux transporter CrcB, with product MSLSWQTILAVGVGGFFGSILRAYAVHYSNKFYPLEFPVGVLLVNILGAFIIGGLFAYFTSFEVSTNTKAFLTTGFLGGLTTFSTFAWDSYILFGTSLNLAILNIFLNLFGSLIATASGFKLIQFFLK from the coding sequence ATGTCTCTTAGTTGGCAAACTATATTAGCAGTTGGAGTTGGAGGTTTTTTTGGTTCAATTCTAAGGGCTTATGCAGTTCACTACTCAAATAAATTTTATCCACTTGAATTCCCAGTAGGAGTCCTATTAGTAAATATTCTTGGTGCTTTTATCATTGGAGGATTATTTGCATACTTTACGAGTTTTGAAGTTTCAACTAATACAAAAGCTTTTTTAACTACAGGATTTCTTGGTGGATTAACTACATTTTCTACATTTGCTTGGGATAGTTATATATTATTTGGAACTTCTTTAAATTTAGCTATTTTAAATATATTTTTAAATTTATTTGGTTCTTTAATAGCAACTGCAAGTGGATTTAAACTTATACAATTTTTTTTAAAATAA
- a CDS encoding lysophospholipid acyltransferase family protein — protein MKRIRGIVLFIQFSITVAITVMFMYIFRNHTHKVIKIWMNFQMFVLGITLETEGKLDESCDMIIINHQSLLDIIVMEYIHSRDIAWVAKKEITDLFFFGHIIKAPRMISIDRENKAGLIHLLSETKDRLERGRPIAMFPEGTRSDGTFIGEFKPGAKMVANKYNLRVQPVIMFNTRNIVNSQKAEAAPGIVKVVYLEPVQASKETSWYEDLEVKMRTRFDAEYKKYVS, from the coding sequence TTGAAACGAATTAGAGGAATAGTTTTATTTATACAGTTTTCAATTACTGTTGCAATTACTGTTATGTTTATGTATATCTTTAGGAATCATACTCATAAAGTTATAAAAATATGGATGAATTTCCAAATGTTTGTTTTAGGAATAACTCTTGAAACAGAAGGAAAACTAGACGAATCTTGTGATATGATAATAATTAATCATCAATCTTTACTCGATATTATAGTAATGGAATATATCCACTCAAGAGATATCGCTTGGGTTGCAAAAAAAGAGATAACTGATCTATTTTTCTTTGGCCATATAATAAAAGCACCAAGAATGATAAGTATTGATAGGGAAAATAAAGCTGGACTTATTCATCTATTAAGTGAAACAAAAGATAGATTGGAAAGAGGAAGACCAATAGCTATGTTTCCAGAGGGTACAAGAAGCGATGGAACTTTCATAGGAGAATTTAAACCTGGTGCAAAAATGGTTGCAAACAAATATAATCTAAGAGTTCAGCCAGTAATTATGTTTAATACAAGAAATATTGTAAATTCACAAAAAGCTGAAGCAGCTCCTGGAATTGTAAAAGTTGTATATCTTGAGCCAGTTCAAGCTTCAAAAGAGACATCATGGTATGAAGATTTAGAAGTTAAAATGAGAACAAGATTTGATGCAGAGTATAAAAAATATGTCTCTTAG
- the fabI gene encoding enoyl-ACP reductase FabI: MLMKGKKGVILGVANDKSIAYGIAKACAAQGAKIAFTYLNDALKKRVEPIAAEFGSENLVYPCDVSKPEEIKALKESLEKDLGELDFIVHSIAFAPKEGLSGRFYDISKEAFDIAMDVSVYSLIEVTRELKPLLSNNSSILTLSYYGGVKYIPNYNLMGVAKAALEMTTKYLAEDLGKDGVRVNAISAGPIKTLAAAGIGDFRFMLKWNEAHSPLKKNVSIDEVGNSGMYLLSDLSSAVTGEIHYVDSGYNIMGMPAVDFSGEKPKIAWNGEK, from the coding sequence ATGTTAATGAAAGGTAAAAAAGGTGTAATTTTAGGTGTTGCAAATGATAAGTCAATTGCTTATGGAATAGCGAAAGCTTGCGCAGCACAAGGAGCTAAAATAGCTTTTACATACTTAAATGATGCACTAAAAAAAAGAGTTGAACCAATTGCTGCTGAATTTGGAAGTGAAAATTTAGTTTATCCTTGTGATGTTTCAAAACCTGAAGAGATAAAAGCATTAAAAGAGTCTTTAGAAAAAGATTTAGGTGAACTTGATTTTATCGTTCATTCTATTGCTTTTGCTCCAAAAGAAGGCTTAAGTGGAAGATTCTATGATATTTCAAAAGAAGCATTTGATATAGCTATGGATGTTTCTGTTTACTCTTTAATCGAAGTTACAAGAGAATTAAAACCACTTTTATCTAATAATTCATCTATTTTAACTCTATCTTATTATGGTGGAGTAAAATACATTCCAAATTATAATCTTATGGGAGTTGCAAAAGCAGCTTTAGAGATGACAACAAAATATCTTGCAGAAGATTTAGGAAAAGATGGTGTTAGAGTAAATGCAATTAGTGCAGGTCCAATCAAAACTTTAGCAGCTGCTGGAATTGGTGATTTCAGATTTATGTTAAAATGGAATGAAGCTCATTCACCACTTAAAAAGAATGTTTCTATAGATGAAGTAGGAAATTCAGGAATGTATTTACTTAGTGATTTAAGTAGTGCTGTAACTGGTGAAATTCATTATGTTGATAGTGGATACAATATTATGGGAATGCCAGCAGTTGATTTTTCAGGTGAAAAACCAAAAATTGCTTGGAATGGAGAAAAATAG
- a CDS encoding phosphoglycerate kinase has translation MKLQEIKNIDITGKKVFIRCDFNVPMDEYNNITDDRRIRSALNTIRYCIDHDCSVILSSHFGRPKGGFEEKYSLLPIAKRLHILLKQDIKMAPGVICDETLQMAKELKAGEILLLENMRFEAGETKNDEELSKKLASMAEIYINDAFGVSHRAHASVEGISKYFDIEHKAAGFLMAKEIKFFHHIIHNPKRPFIAIVGGSKVSGKLEALYNLIPKVDKIIIGGGMAFTFLKARGHEIGNSLVEDDLIPEALKIMEEAKSKGVKLYLPVDVVAAEAFDAEAIAKIATIQEMPKGWMGLDIGPASALLFSEALSDANTILWNGPMGVYEMDRFAKGSTKISHAVANSYATTVVGGGDTADLVRVTGDEDDMTFISTGGGASLELIEGKVLPGVKALVIEEND, from the coding sequence TTGAAATTACAAGAAATCAAAAATATTGACATCACAGGGAAAAAAGTTTTTATTAGATGTGATTTTAACGTTCCTATGGACGAATACAACAATATAACAGATGATAGAAGAATTAGAAGTGCTTTAAATACTATTAGATATTGTATTGACCATGATTGTTCTGTTATTTTGTCATCACACTTTGGAAGACCAAAGGGTGGATTTGAAGAAAAATACTCTTTATTACCGATTGCAAAAAGACTACACATTTTACTAAAACAAGATATTAAAATGGCTCCAGGTGTTATTTGTGACGAAACACTTCAAATGGCTAAAGAGCTAAAAGCAGGAGAAATATTACTTCTTGAAAATATGAGATTTGAAGCTGGTGAAACAAAAAATGATGAAGAGTTATCTAAAAAATTAGCTTCAATGGCAGAAATTTATATAAATGATGCTTTTGGTGTTTCACATAGAGCTCATGCTTCAGTTGAAGGAATTTCTAAATATTTTGATATTGAACATAAAGCAGCTGGGTTTTTAATGGCAAAAGAGATTAAATTCTTTCACCATATAATTCACAATCCAAAAAGACCATTTATTGCAATAGTTGGTGGTTCAAAAGTATCTGGTAAACTTGAAGCTTTATATAATTTAATCCCTAAAGTTGATAAAATTATAATTGGTGGAGGAATGGCATTTACATTCTTAAAAGCACGTGGGCATGAAATCGGAAACTCTTTAGTTGAAGATGATTTAATTCCTGAAGCATTAAAAATTATGGAAGAGGCAAAATCAAAAGGTGTAAAACTATATTTACCTGTTGATGTTGTAGCAGCTGAAGCTTTTGATGCTGAAGCAATTGCAAAAATTGCTACTATTCAAGAGATGCCAAAAGGTTGGATGGGATTAGATATCGGACCAGCATCAGCACTTTTATTTAGTGAAGCTTTAAGTGATGCAAATACTATTTTATGGAATGGACCAATGGGTGTTTATGAAATGGATAGATTTGCAAAAGGTAGTACAAAAATTTCTCATGCAGTTGCGAACTCTTATGCAACAACTGTTGTAGGTGGTGGAGATACTGCTGACTTAGTTAGAGTAACTGGTGATGAAGATGATATGACATTTATTAGTACTGGAGGAGGAGCTTCTTTAGAATTAATAGAAGGAAAAGTTTTACCAGGAGTTAAAGCTTTAGTTATTGAGGAAAATGATTAA